In Sebaldella termitidis ATCC 33386, one DNA window encodes the following:
- a CDS encoding Cof-type HAD-IIB family hydrolase produces the protein MIKIVAADMDGTSLGTDENISEANIKTIKKVIDTGAEFIFASGRPVYGINLKIGDAGLTDKIRYFIAYNGGIVYDTENKKNIYTKIMDFEIIKKIYNLILQNISDLCFCLHEDEFIYVTQDNEITTLEAESNHQTKVLINDIEDLSGKKFMKILLVGEHKKLEYAAEILKQSEIGDTIKTMFSLDMLLEVLPAASDKSVALKWLSEYLNVPLTSVLAVGDAENDIEMLKTAGYSVAMQNAYKHVKKYADYITEKNNDENGLTEALEKFLDL, from the coding sequence ATGATAAAAATAGTAGCAGCAGATATGGATGGTACAAGTCTTGGAACAGATGAAAATATCTCGGAAGCAAATATAAAAACAATAAAAAAGGTCATTGATACAGGAGCAGAATTCATTTTTGCATCAGGCAGACCTGTTTATGGTATAAATCTGAAAATAGGCGATGCCGGACTCACAGATAAAATCAGATACTTTATTGCTTATAACGGCGGCATTGTTTATGATACAGAAAATAAAAAAAATATCTACACAAAGATCATGGATTTTGAAATAATAAAAAAAATCTACAATCTGATATTGCAGAATATCTCTGATCTTTGCTTCTGCCTTCATGAAGACGAGTTTATTTATGTAACTCAGGATAATGAAATAACTACGCTTGAAGCTGAAAGCAATCATCAGACAAAGGTGCTTATTAATGATATAGAAGACCTTTCAGGAAAAAAATTCATGAAAATACTTTTGGTAGGGGAACATAAAAAGTTAGAATATGCCGCCGAAATTCTTAAGCAAAGTGAAATCGGCGACACTATAAAAACAATGTTTTCCCTTGACATGCTCCTTGAAGTTCTTCCTGCCGCTTCTGATAAATCAGTTGCCTTAAAGTGGCTTTCCGAATATTTGAATGTTCCGCTTACTTCTGTACTTGCTGTAGGTGATGCTGAAAATGATATAGAAATGTTAAAAACAGCCGGCTACAGTGTTGCCATGCAGAATGCGTACAAGCATGTCAAAAAATATGCTGATTATATTACTGAAAAAAACAATGATGAAAACGGACTTACAGAAGCTCTGGAAAAATTTTTAGACTTATAA